The following proteins come from a genomic window of Musa acuminata AAA Group cultivar baxijiao chromosome BXJ1-7, Cavendish_Baxijiao_AAA, whole genome shotgun sequence:
- the LOC103991627 gene encoding nudix hydrolase 15, mitochondrial isoform X1 — MNWRSALTRASAMAASPGPNQNALSNLAASGRSSHRLLRLAQQLRLYRPSPLSSDADETVVDDRGKVFSAMALPESAAAAAAGHLTGSGATEKLAPKRAAVLVCLFEGDRGEFRVILTKRSSNLSTHSGEVSLPGGKADEGDADDRETALREAKEEIGLDPSLVTIVAVLEPFLSKHLLRVAPVIGILPNKQAFRPAANTSEVDEIFDVPLEMFLKDENRRSEGRDWMGVNYLVHYFDYIAGNKKFVIWGLTAGILIRVASVVYRRPPSFIEQISKL, encoded by the exons ATGAATTGGAGGTCGGCGCTGACGAGAGCTTCGGCCATGGCGGCATCCCCCGGCCCAAACCAGAACGCCCTCTCCAATCTCGCCGCGTCGGGCCGCAGCAGCCACCGGCTCCTGCGCCTTGCCCAGCAGCTCCGCCTCTACCGGCCCTCTCCCCTGTCCTCCGATGCCGACGAGACCGTGGTCGATGACCGCGGCAAGGTCTTCTCCGCCATGGCTCTACCGGagtctgccgccgccgccgccgccgggcaCCTCACCGGCAGCGGTGCTACGGAGAAGCTCGCCCCCAAGCGGGCCGCGGTCCTCGTTTGCCTCTTCGAGGGCGACCGCGGCGAATTTCGCGTCATCCTCACCAAGCGCTCCTCCAACCTTTCCACTCACTCCG GTGAAGTCTCGCTTCCAGGGGGCAAGGCGGACGAGGGCGATGCGGACGACCGGGAGACGGCATTGAGGGAagccaaagaagagattgggcttGATCCGTCCCTTGTCACCATCGTCGCCGTCCTCGAACCTTTCTTATCTAAG CATCTTCTGAGAGTCGCCCCTGTAATCGGCATACTTCCAAACAAGCAGGCATTCAGACCGGCTGCAAACACCTCTGAGGTGGATGAAATATTCGATGTGCCTCTGGAGATGTTCTTGAAg GATGAGAACCGGAGGTCAGAGGGAAGAGACTGGATGGGAGTCAACTATCTGGTTCATTACTTTGATTACATAGCAGGAAATAAGAAATTTGTGATATGGGGTCTGACTGCTGGAATTCTAATTCGTGTTGCCTCAGTTGTATATCGGAGGCCGCCTTCTTTCATCGAGCAAATTTCTAAACTATAG
- the LOC135678785 gene encoding GDSL esterase/lipase At1g28600-like isoform X2, which yields MELLVLFFVLTSFFDISFSQRYNALFNFGDSLSDTGNVVISNLPYGMTYFGRATGRASDGRLVIDFIAEGIGLPHLPPNTARNVSFHRGVNFAFIAAPALPFEFYHERRLSKGLWVNASVHQQVDRFEKLLPSVCGTPQDCKDFLSKSLVVFGEFGGNDYNTGIFGGLPVSEVRSTFVPRITQAIAEGVERLIGLGAVDLIVPSVLPVGCFPLYLTLYSSSNPEDYGPRSGCARKFNALSWYHNALLLRQLNRLRHKYPAVSIRYADYYAQVFDFALNPLKYGFKDGALRTCCGAAGMGRYNFNLRAKCDQNGSSVCPDPTTHVSWDGIHMTEAAHRTIAQGWLHGPYVNPPILSFINPH from the exons ATGGAGCTCTTAGTCCTCTTCTTCGTCCTCACCTCATTCTTCGACATCTCCTTCTCCCAACGCTACAATGCCCTGTTCAACTTCGGCGACTCGCTATCCGACACCGGCAACGTCGTCATCTCCAACCTGCCCTACGGCATGACCTATTTCGGCCGCGCCACCGGCCGCGCCTCCGATGGCCGCCTTGTCATCGACTTCATCG CTGAGGGGATCGGACTGCCGCACCTGCCGCCGAACACCGCCAGGAACGTGAGCTTCCACCGGGGGGTAAACTTCGCCTTCATCGCGGCGCCGGCGCTTCCGTTTGAGTTCTACCACGAGCGACGCCTCAGCAAGGGCCTCTGGGTGAACGCCTCCGTCCACCAACAGGTGGATCGGTTCGAGAAGCTGCTTCCTTCCGTCTGCGGCACGCCGCAAG ATTGCAAGGATTTCTTGAGCAAATCTCTTGTAGTCTTCGGCGAGTTTGGCGGGAACGACTACAACACCGGGATCTTCGGCGGCCTGCCGGTATCGGAAGTGAGAAGCACCTTCGTGCCCCGAATCACCCAGGCAATTGCGGAGGGTGTTGAG AGATTAATCGGCCTCGGCGCGGTGGATCTCATCGTGCCGTCGGTGCTGCCGGTGGGCTGCTTCCCGCTGTACCTCACGCTTTACAGCTCCTCCAATCCGGAAGATTACGGCCCCAGGTCAGGGTGCGCGAGGAAGTTCAACGCCTTGTCCTGGTACCACAACGCGCTTCTCCTCCGGCAGCTCAACAGGCTCCGCCACAAGTACCCGGCCGTGTCGATCCGCTACGCCGACTACTACGCCCAGGTCTTCGACTTCGCTTTGAATCCTCTCAAATATG GATTCAAAGATGGAGCCTTGAGAACCTGTTGTGGAGCTGCGGGAATGGGCAGGTACAACTTCAATCTGCGCGCTAAGTGCGATCAGAATGGGTCGAGCGTGTGTCCAGACCCAACCACGCATGTGAGTTGGGACGGGATCCATATGACGGAAGCCGCGCACCGCACCATCGCCCAGGGTTGGCTGCATGGCCCCTACGTTAATCCACCCATTTTGAGCTTCATCAACCCTCATTAA
- the LOC135678783 gene encoding transcription factor PCF5-like, translating to MGKGHSHHGLGYNQLSLHHHQQRPQNRSLNDWVRGGSVGEIVEVHAGHIVRSTGRKDRHSKVCTAKGLRDRRVRLSAHTAIQFYDVQDRLGYDRPSKAVDWLIKNAKAAIDKLAELPPWTPSASNLTAPHTASSSCRPPPSDQFPSTEQSMTEFSGEPFAVGAPLLDSETLADVIKFFCPMVASATAAPFATPSIRLDSYLSDLPSRTSSQAQDLRLSLQSFQDPVFHTLESGHQQHHHAQCLRSPNAATSDAHFLSSANLAFNAASVSTGLAEQNQRIVPWNVVESSGRGGEEAFGSAVPLHSVLGQSQLFFQRGPLQSGNSPVVHAREDTVDAGADHRVQTKVHPCTSPIGFKSVASFSGFHIPARIQGEEKHDSITDKPPSASSAPRH from the coding sequence ATGGGGAAGGGTCATAGCCATCACGGCCTCGGTTACAACCAGCTCAGTCTCCACCACCATCAACAAAGGCCCCAGAACCGTTCGTTGAACGACTGGGTGCGGGGCGGCTCGGTCGGGGAGATCGTAGAGGTGCATGCCGGCCACATCGTGCGGTCCACCGGCCGCAAGGACCGCCACAGCAAGGTGTGCACCGCCAAGGGCCTTCGGGACCGCCGCGTCCGCCTCTCCGCCCACACTGCAATCCAGTTCTATGACGTCCAAGACCGCCTTGGCTACGACCGTCCCAGCAAGGCCGTCGACTGGCTCATTAAGAACGCCAAGGCCGCCATCGACAAGCTCGCCGAACTCCCTCCCTGGACCCCCTCTGCTTCCAACCTCACCGCCCCCCACACTGCATCTTCCTCCTGCCGTCCTCCGCCGTCCGATCAATTCCCCTCCACCGAGCAGAGCATGACGGAGTTTAGCGGGGAGCCATTTGCAGTTGGGGCTCCGCTTTTGGACTCCGAAACTCTTGCCGATGTCATCAAGTTCTTCTGCCCCATGGTGGCTTCTGCTACTGCGGCTCCATTTGCTACCCCTTCCATCAGATTAGACAGCTACTTGTCAGACCTTCCATCACGAACCAGTAGCCAAGCTCAAGACCTCCGCCTCTCCCTCCAATCCTTCCAAGACCCAGTCTTTCACACTCTGGAATCCGGCCACCAGCAGCACCACCACGCCCAATGCCTCCGGAGCCCAAATGCTGCCACGTCCGATGCTCATTTCTTGAGCTCCGCCAATTTGGCATTCAACGCAGCCTCTGTCTCAACCGGTTTGGCCGAACAGAACCAGCGGATTGTCCCATGGAATGTGGTGGAATCGAGTGGCCGAGGTGGAGAAGAAGCGTTCGGTTCGGCGGTGCCACTGCACTCGGTGCTCGGCCAAAGCCAGCTTTTCTTTCAGAGGGGGCCCCTTCAGTCCGGTAACTCGCCCGTGGTTCATGCCCGGGAGGACACTGTCGACGCCGGAGCTGATCACCGGGTGCAAACAAAGGTTCATCCATGCACGTCACCCATAGGATTCAAGTCCGTTGCCAGTTTCTCAGGGTTCCACATCCCTGCACGAATCCAAGGGGAAGAGAAACACGACAGCATCACCGACAAGCCTCCCTCTGCTTCCTCTGCTCCTCGCCATTGA
- the LOC103991629 gene encoding GDSL esterase/lipase At5g45920 — translation MRPKLVLFGDSITEESFGEGGWGAALAHRFSRKADVVLRGYSGYNTRWALKVVGRAMEGVCPDGVAPPAAATVFFGANDATLPDRCSGFQHVPLPEYQTNLRAICAYLRERWSSTVIILITPPPIDEDGRLQDTCGDNSSGLPERTNESAGAYAKACVAVANELGLPVIDIWSKMLQFPDWKKSFLRDGLHFTASGNSVLFEEVVKKLGDEGLSLEALPVDLPDLLDMDPNDPLKSFCD, via the exons ATGCGTCCGAAGCTGGTGCTCTTCGGCGACTCCATCACCGAGGAGTCCTTTGGGGAGGGCGGGTGGGGAGCCGCTCTCGCCCACCGCTTCTCCCGTAAG GCGGACGTGGTGCTGCGCGGGTACAGTGGCTACAACACGCGGTGGGCGCTCAAAGTGGTGGGACGAGCCATGGAGGGGGTCTGCCCCGATGGCGTCGCCCCGCCGGCGGCGGCGACCGTCTTCTTCGGGGCCAACGACGCGACGCTCCCCGACCGCTGCAGCGGCTTCCAGCACGTGCCGTTACCCGAGTACCAGACCAACCTCCGCGCCATCTGCGCCTATCTCAGG GAAAGGTGGTCATCAACTGTTATAATCCTCATTACGCCACCTCCAATTGATGAAGATGGGCGTCTCCA GGATACTTGTGGAGACAACAGCTCAGGTCTGCCTGAGAGGACCAATGAGTCTGCTGGTGCTTATGCAAAGGCATGTGTAGCCGTTGCTAATGAATTGGGGCTCCCAGTGATAGATATCTGGTCAAAAATGCTGCAATTTCCAGACTGGAAGAAATCCTTTCTAAG GGATGGCTTGCACTTCACTGCTAGTGGTAACAGTGTTTTGTTTGAGGAGGTGGTGAAGAAGCTTGGTGATGAAGGTCTGAGCCTGGAGGCCCTGCCTGTTGATCTGCCAGACCTTCTTGACATGGATCCCAATGATCCTCTGAAGTCATTTTGTGACTGA
- the LOC135680156 gene encoding RING-H2 finger protein ATL39-like — protein MADQTACCNLKATIELIGLSFSGFVVLFVVFVYVRYRLLPQLPPAGPAHDRRPKAGLDPSAVAALPSFAYRHGDGDGKGKWTSLDCAVCLSTVEEGETLRMLPACQHTFHAECIDRWLLSSSTCPVCRTEADSSERSVASSSASSATTIGETSSSSSFPGMWSGRRPLQGDGIRDLENNL, from the coding sequence ATGGCAGACCAAACAGCCTGCTGCAATCTGAAAGCCACCATCGAGCTCATCGGCCTCTCCTTCAGCGGCTTCGTCGTCCTCTTTGTAGTCTTCGTCTACGTCCGGTACCGTCTCCTGCCTCAGCTTCCTCCCGCAGGCCCTGCCCATGACCGACGACCCAAGGCTGGCCTCGATCCCTCCGCCGTCGCCGCTCTCCCTTCCTTCGCCTATCGCCATGGTGACGGCGACGGCAAGGGCAAGTGGACGTCGCTGGACTGCGCCGTGTGCCTGAGCACGGTGGAGGAAGGGGAGACGCTGCGGATGCTGCCGGCTTGCCAGCACACGTTTCATGCGGAGTGCATCGACCGGTGGCTGCTCTCCAGCTCCACGTGCCCGGTCTGCCGGACCGAGGCCGACTCCAGCGAGAGGAGTGTTGCGAGTTCGTCTGCCTCCTCAGCGACGACCATCGGAGAGACGTCGTCATCGTCGTCTTTTCCAGGGATGTGGTCGGGAAGAAGGCCACTGCAAGGGGATGGAATTCGAGACTTGGAGAATAATCTGTAA
- the LOC135678782 gene encoding 3'-N-debenzoyl-2'-deoxytaxol N-benzoyltransferase-like, translating into MVEIQILGTTLVYPSSPFPSCHQPLPLSHLDTDRILHLPFRTLRLYAPSPSPSAADPADIVAAALSATLPLFFPLAASLFRRPSDNRHEVRPPATGIPFTRAASPLTLAELSARPGSPLLDRFAPDPAPAEALAHPLAIQVTRLACGGFALGACVHLALCDGAGFTQFLSAVAGFARGAERPAVEPVWERAELLGPRSPARVEVPLFRHVLGFDGDVARSGPYDVVEASIEGPLVRECFHVSEACMERLRNRLAEEAGSSCTTFEALSAYIWRARIKASGTPQDEVVKLVYSMNIRRLLKPAPALPAGYWGNVCVPVYVQLSARELMEQPLWETARSIKTSKQSVTDEYVRSYIDFQQLHYAEGITAGKRVSAFTDWRHLGHSDIDFGWGGPVSVMPLSWRLLGSLEPCFLLPNGADEVEKKNGFKVLISLPEKVMQSFRADMKIFAS; encoded by the exons ATGGTGGAAATTCAGATCTTGGGCACCACCCTCGTCTACCCTTCCTCGCCCTTCCCTTCCTGCCACCAACCCCTCCCCCTTTCCCACCTCGACACGGACCGCATCCTCCACCTTCCGTTCCGCACCCTCCGCCTCTAcgccccttctccctctccctccgcCGCAGACCCTGCCGACATCGTCGCCGCCGCACTCTCCGCCACCCTCCCTCTCTTCTTTCCCCTTGCTGCCTCCCTCTTCCGCCGCCCCTCCGACAATCGCCACGAGGTCAGGCCTCCCGCCACGGGCATCCCTTTCACCCGCGCCGCCTCGCCGCTCACCCTCGCCGAGCTAAGCGCCCGGCCCGGATCGCCCCTCCTCGACCGGTTCGCGCCCGACCCGGCCCCCGCCGAGGCGCTAGCCCACCCGCTCGCGATACAGGTCACTCGGCTCGCGTGCGGCGGGTTCGCCCTCGGCGCGTGCGTCCACCTCGCCCTCTGCGACGGCGCCGGGTTCACCCAGTTCCTAAGCGCGGTGGCGGGCTTCGCGCGCGGGGCTGAGCGACCGGCGGTGGAGCCTGTCTGGGAGCGGGCCGAGCTGCTGGGACCGAGGAGTCCGGCTCGGGTGGAGGTGCCCCTGTTCCGCCACGTCCTGGGGTTCGACGGCGACGTGGCCCGCTCCGGACCGTACGACGTGGTGGAAGCGAGCATCGAGGGTCCGCTGGTGAGGGAGTGCTTCCATGTGAGCGAGGCGTGCATGGAGCGACTCAGGAACCGGCTCGCGGAGGAGGCCGGTTCTAGCTGCACCACGTTCGAAGCTTTGAGTGCTTACATATGGCGCGCCAG GATCAAAGCTTCAGGAACTCCCCAGGACGAGGTCGTGAAATTGGTGTACTCCATGAACATAAGGAGACTACTTAAACCGGCACCGGCACTTCCCGCGGGGTATTGGGGCAATGTCTGCGTCCCCGTGTACGTCCAGCTGAGCGCCAGAGAACTAATGGAGCAACCACTGTGGGAGACGGCAAGGTCGATCAAGACAAGCAAGCAGAGTGTGACGGATGAGTACGTGAGGTCCTACATCGACTTCCAACAACTCCATTACGCCGAGGGGATCACAGCCGGGAAGCGGGTGAGCGCCTTCACGGATTGGAGGCATTTGGGCCACTCCGACATCGATTTCGGGTGGGGTGGTCCGGTGAGCGTGATGCCGCTCTCCTGGAGGTTACTTGGCAGCTTAGAGCCTTGTTTTCTCTTGCCTAATGGCGCAGATGAGGTGGAGAAGAAGAATGGATTCAAGGTGCTGATTTCTTTGCCTGAGAAGGTGATGCAAAGCTTCAGAGCGGACATGAAGATATTTGCGAGCTAA
- the LOC103991627 gene encoding nudix hydrolase 15, mitochondrial isoform X2, which produces MNWRSALTRASAMAASPGPNQNALSNLAASGRSSHRLLRLAQQLRLYRPSPLSSDADETVVDDRGKVFSAMALPESAAAAAAGHLTGSGATEKLAPKRAAVLVCLFEGDRGEFRVILTKRSSNLSTHSGEVSLPGGKADEGDADDRETALREAKEEIGLDPSLVTIVAVLEPFLSKTLQLLSRLIPVFAIPVTQLLLIALDITASSESRPCNRHTSKQAGIQTGCKHL; this is translated from the exons ATGAATTGGAGGTCGGCGCTGACGAGAGCTTCGGCCATGGCGGCATCCCCCGGCCCAAACCAGAACGCCCTCTCCAATCTCGCCGCGTCGGGCCGCAGCAGCCACCGGCTCCTGCGCCTTGCCCAGCAGCTCCGCCTCTACCGGCCCTCTCCCCTGTCCTCCGATGCCGACGAGACCGTGGTCGATGACCGCGGCAAGGTCTTCTCCGCCATGGCTCTACCGGagtctgccgccgccgccgccgccgggcaCCTCACCGGCAGCGGTGCTACGGAGAAGCTCGCCCCCAAGCGGGCCGCGGTCCTCGTTTGCCTCTTCGAGGGCGACCGCGGCGAATTTCGCGTCATCCTCACCAAGCGCTCCTCCAACCTTTCCACTCACTCCG GTGAAGTCTCGCTTCCAGGGGGCAAGGCGGACGAGGGCGATGCGGACGACCGGGAGACGGCATTGAGGGAagccaaagaagagattgggcttGATCCGTCCCTTGTCACCATCGTCGCCGTCCTCGAACCTTTCTTATCTAAG ACATTGCAGCTTCTTTCGAGACTCATCCCTGTATTCGCCATACCAGTGACCCAACTCCTTTTAATTGCTTTGGACATCACAGCATCTTCTGAGAGTCGCCCCTGTAATCGGCATACTTCCAAACAAGCAGGCATTCAGACCGGCTGCAAACACCTCTGA
- the LOC103991627 gene encoding nudix hydrolase 15, mitochondrial isoform X3, protein MNWRSALTRASAMAASPGPNQNALSNLAASGRSSHRLLRLAQQLRLYRPSPLSSDADETVVDDRGKVFSAMALPESAAAAAAGHLTGSGATEKLAPKRAAVLVCLFEGDRGEFRVILTKRSSNLSTHSGEVSLPGGKADEGDADDRETALREAKEEIGLDPSLVTIVAVLEPFLSKLLSRLIPVFAIPVTQLLLIALDITASSESRPCNRHTSKQAGIQTGCKHL, encoded by the exons ATGAATTGGAGGTCGGCGCTGACGAGAGCTTCGGCCATGGCGGCATCCCCCGGCCCAAACCAGAACGCCCTCTCCAATCTCGCCGCGTCGGGCCGCAGCAGCCACCGGCTCCTGCGCCTTGCCCAGCAGCTCCGCCTCTACCGGCCCTCTCCCCTGTCCTCCGATGCCGACGAGACCGTGGTCGATGACCGCGGCAAGGTCTTCTCCGCCATGGCTCTACCGGagtctgccgccgccgccgccgccgggcaCCTCACCGGCAGCGGTGCTACGGAGAAGCTCGCCCCCAAGCGGGCCGCGGTCCTCGTTTGCCTCTTCGAGGGCGACCGCGGCGAATTTCGCGTCATCCTCACCAAGCGCTCCTCCAACCTTTCCACTCACTCCG GTGAAGTCTCGCTTCCAGGGGGCAAGGCGGACGAGGGCGATGCGGACGACCGGGAGACGGCATTGAGGGAagccaaagaagagattgggcttGATCCGTCCCTTGTCACCATCGTCGCCGTCCTCGAACCTTTCTTATCTAAG CTTCTTTCGAGACTCATCCCTGTATTCGCCATACCAGTGACCCAACTCCTTTTAATTGCTTTGGACATCACAGCATCTTCTGAGAGTCGCCCCTGTAATCGGCATACTTCCAAACAAGCAGGCATTCAGACCGGCTGCAAACACCTCTGA
- the LOC135678785 gene encoding GDSL esterase/lipase At1g28600-like isoform X1: MELLVLFFVLTSFFDISFSQRYNALFNFGDSLSDTGNVVISNLPYGMTYFGRATGRASDGRLVIDFIGIPEGIGLPHLPPNTARNVSFHRGVNFAFIAAPALPFEFYHERRLSKGLWVNASVHQQVDRFEKLLPSVCGTPQDCKDFLSKSLVVFGEFGGNDYNTGIFGGLPVSEVRSTFVPRITQAIAEGVERLIGLGAVDLIVPSVLPVGCFPLYLTLYSSSNPEDYGPRSGCARKFNALSWYHNALLLRQLNRLRHKYPAVSIRYADYYAQVFDFALNPLKYGFKDGALRTCCGAAGMGRYNFNLRAKCDQNGSSVCPDPTTHVSWDGIHMTEAAHRTIAQGWLHGPYVNPPILSFINPH, encoded by the exons ATGGAGCTCTTAGTCCTCTTCTTCGTCCTCACCTCATTCTTCGACATCTCCTTCTCCCAACGCTACAATGCCCTGTTCAACTTCGGCGACTCGCTATCCGACACCGGCAACGTCGTCATCTCCAACCTGCCCTACGGCATGACCTATTTCGGCCGCGCCACCGGCCGCGCCTCCGATGGCCGCCTTGTCATCGACTTCATCGGTATTC CTGAGGGGATCGGACTGCCGCACCTGCCGCCGAACACCGCCAGGAACGTGAGCTTCCACCGGGGGGTAAACTTCGCCTTCATCGCGGCGCCGGCGCTTCCGTTTGAGTTCTACCACGAGCGACGCCTCAGCAAGGGCCTCTGGGTGAACGCCTCCGTCCACCAACAGGTGGATCGGTTCGAGAAGCTGCTTCCTTCCGTCTGCGGCACGCCGCAAG ATTGCAAGGATTTCTTGAGCAAATCTCTTGTAGTCTTCGGCGAGTTTGGCGGGAACGACTACAACACCGGGATCTTCGGCGGCCTGCCGGTATCGGAAGTGAGAAGCACCTTCGTGCCCCGAATCACCCAGGCAATTGCGGAGGGTGTTGAG AGATTAATCGGCCTCGGCGCGGTGGATCTCATCGTGCCGTCGGTGCTGCCGGTGGGCTGCTTCCCGCTGTACCTCACGCTTTACAGCTCCTCCAATCCGGAAGATTACGGCCCCAGGTCAGGGTGCGCGAGGAAGTTCAACGCCTTGTCCTGGTACCACAACGCGCTTCTCCTCCGGCAGCTCAACAGGCTCCGCCACAAGTACCCGGCCGTGTCGATCCGCTACGCCGACTACTACGCCCAGGTCTTCGACTTCGCTTTGAATCCTCTCAAATATG GATTCAAAGATGGAGCCTTGAGAACCTGTTGTGGAGCTGCGGGAATGGGCAGGTACAACTTCAATCTGCGCGCTAAGTGCGATCAGAATGGGTCGAGCGTGTGTCCAGACCCAACCACGCATGTGAGTTGGGACGGGATCCATATGACGGAAGCCGCGCACCGCACCATCGCCCAGGGTTGGCTGCATGGCCCCTACGTTAATCCACCCATTTTGAGCTTCATCAACCCTCATTAA